A region of the Conyzicola lurida genome:
GCCGCGCGCCCGGCGCCACCACCGATTCCTCCCGGGATTCCGCCCGGTCCGGCATCAGCCGGGTGATCGATGAAACCGTACTCGCCAGCGTCAGAAATCTCGGGCGCGACGACCGAGTCCGTGTCGGCGACCCATCCGAAGAGCTCTCCGTAAAACCGCCGCAGATCATCCGGCCTCTGCCCGATGATCTCGAAATGCACTATCGGGTTCGTCATGACATCCCCTCCTCGACGATGCACACACCGTACACATGGTGTGCGGCGGCCGACAGAGGGTGGATGGCGCGGCCGCTGCGTCCTGAAAGTTACGATTGCGCTCGCGCCATGGTGGTCATCGTCAGTCTCGCGCAGTATGGGTAAGAGCCCCGCCGCCACCGACGCATTCCCTCACCGCCGTTTCATCACGGTTGTCTTGTACGGGACGCCGTTCGCGTCGTAGGTGGTCCACTCACCCACCTGCACCCCGGATTCGAAGTCGCCCGACCTCATGAGGGTGCCGTCGAGTCGGAACCACTCCCAATAGCCGTGGGGCTCTCCGCGCAGTGTCTGACCCGTCGCCCAGACCGATCCGTCCCGGTGGAGCTTCGTGTACCGGATGCTCTCGTCGGATTCGGGCGGGGTCACTCCTGTCGGCACCATCGCTGCCTCAACCGACCCACTGGGCGAGCTGCAGCAGGTTGCCGCAGGTGTCGTCGAGCACCGCGACAATCACCGGCCCCATCGGTGTCGGGGGCTGGGTGAAGGTCTCGCCGAGGGCCACGAGGCGGTCGTACTCGTTGTGGACGTCGTCCACTCCGAGGACGCAAAACGGGATGCCGTCGGCGGCGAGCGCCTCGGTGAAAGGGCGGACCGCCGGATGACCCTTCGGCTCGAGCGAGATCTGCGTGCCGTCCGGTCTCGTCGGGTCGACGACGGTGAGCCAGCGGTGCTCTCCCATCGGGATGTCCGCGGTGACACTGAATCCCAGTCGGGACGTGTAGAAGTCGACGGCCCGGTGCTGGTCGTCGACGAAAATACTGATTGTCTGGAGCTTCACGGTTGTACCTCTCTCGAAGGCCATCGCTCGGAGATCTGCGACAGCGGTGTCGTGTCGACGGTGTGGAACTTGTAGCGACCACGACGCTCGGTGCGCACGAGTCCCGCCTCCTCGAGCACGCCCAGGTGCTGAGACACGGCTTGGCGGGTGGGGGTCAGGTCGTGGTTCATGGCGAGCTTCATGCACAGTTCGAACAGTGTCTGCTCGTCCCTGCCGAGAAGCTCGTCCAGCAGCACGCGCCTCGTCTCGTCGGCGAGCGCCTTGTAGATGTCGGTCACGACATCACGATAGGCAAGTGAAAGCTTGCCTGTCAATGCACGAAGTGCCGGAGCTGACGACTCGGTGCGGCTCGCCCCGCGTGTTGCCGATAGTGCGTGGGTGACTCTCCGACGATCCGTTTGAACGCGTCACTGAACGCGCTATCCAATCCGTATCCGAGTTGCGCCGCCAGGGCGCCGATCCGCGCGTCGGGATCCCGCAGCGCGTGCTGGGCAAGCACCATTCGCCACGGCGACAAGTACGCCAACGGTGGCTCGTCGGCCGCGCGGCGAAAGCGCTCAGAGTACACCGTGCGCGACATGCCAGCAGTCGAAGCGAGTTCCACGAGCCCCCACGGCCGGCCCGGTTCCGCGTGCATCAGGCGGAGGGCCGGTGCGAGACTTTGGTCGGCAAGGACACGCAGCCAGCCGACGGCAGGCTGCTCCCGCTCGAGGTACGACCGCAAGGCCTCGAGGAGGAGTAGTTGGGCGTTCTGCCGGATGGCAAAGCCCGATCCGAGGCGCGTGCCAGAAGCTTCCTCGAACAGGCGCTTCACCAGCCCGCTGGACCTCGAGGGCGCGGGACCTGATGCTGGGATGTGCACCAGTGCCGGCAACGCATCCCGGAGCAGTTCGGCCAACACCATCATCTACCCCGAGGGCGGCTAGAAGGCCGTCGAACAGTGTGCCGCGAACTTGGTCTTCGGCGCCCACCGCCTGATCGCTCGTGAGCCGGGACGCCCGGGGTCGGGTGAGACGACAGCGATGGCCCCGCGGGTGATCGCTAGACCGCGGGCTGGAGCAGCTCGACGAGCATTCGCTCGTTGTCGCGGATGAACGCGAACCGGTCGCCGGAGTCGTTCGGCACGTCGGCCGGACGGATGACGATCTCGACCCCGGCGGCTTCGAGAAGTGCGATCGTCGCCTCTAAGTCGTCAGTGCCCAGTGCCAGATGGTTGACTCCCCCGCTTCTGAGCGTTGTTCCGACATCCTGTCGTTGGGGCGTGATGGGCGTGGATCCTTCTGCCTGGATCAGTTCGATCCGCGCTTCCCCGTGCACGAGCATCGTCGCCCGGGAGCCGGGGAGCGAATAGTCGTACTGGTGAACAAATCCGAAGTGTTCGGAGTACCACGCGGTGCTGGCTTCGAGGTCTTGGACGACGATGGCGACGTGGTGGAGGCGAAGTACGCGAGTCATAGGTTTCTCCGGGCTTTTTGGGGAGGTGTAGGTCGGGTTCGTCAGGCGGTGATGCCGCCGTCGACGACGAGTTCGGTGCCGGTGACGAAGCTGCTGTCGTCGGAGGCGAGGAACAGTGCCGCTTTCGCGAGGTCGTCGGGCCTTCCCCACCGGCCGAGGGGGATCATGTCGGCCACGGCGTCGTCGAGTTCGGCGAGTTGTTGTGCCGTGAGTCCCAGGGTGTGCGGCATCGAGGTGCGCGTCGGGCCGGGGGTGAGCACGTTCACCCGGATACCCCGGTGCTTGAGATCCATCGCCCAGTTACGGGCGAACGAGCGGATCGCGCCTTTGGTTCCGGCGTAGACGGCGTGACCATCCATGGCTCTGCTGCCCGCTGTCGACCCGGTCAGGATGATCGATCCACCGTTGGTGATCAGCGGGAGCATCTTCTGGGCGGAGAAGAAGGTGCCCTTGACGTTGATCGCGAATAGTCGGTCGAACGCATCCTCGGCCACCTCGCCGAACGGTGCCAGCGCGTTCACTCCCGCGTTGGCGAAGAAGATGTCGATGCGGCCGAAGTCGGCGGCGACTACCGCGACGAGCCGGTCGAGATCTGACATGCTGCCGGTGTCTCCCCGCACGGCGATCGCGTTCTCGCCCATCTCCCGCTGCGCCGCATCGAGCTCCGGCTGTCGGCGGCCGGTGATAATCACGCGCGCGCCCTCGGCGACGAACTCTTTCGCCGTCGCTAGTCCGATGCCGCTGCTTCCGCCCGTGATGACGGCGGTTTTTCCCTCGAGCTTGTGCACGTTGATCCTTACGTATTTCGGCGTTGACACCGGAGGAACACGATGGATCCGTCCGGCTCGTCAAACGGTACGACCGACCGCACCACCCAGCGAGGGTTCCCCTTGCCCTAGGGGATGACAGGACCCCCTCTCGTTCTCCGCCCCTCGCCTAGGCTCGGACCATGGCCGAGAAGATCAACACGTTGGGCGCGTATCTCCGTGCGCGGCGCGACGCTGTGACCGCCGAGCAGGCGGGCATCAGCGATGAGGGTGTGCGCCGCGTGCCGGGTTTGCGCCGCGAAGAGGTCGCCATGCTCGCCGGTATCAGCGCCGACTACTACCTCCGCCTCGAACAGGGCAAGGACCGGAACCCGTCGGTGCAAGTGCTCGAATCCATCGCCCGCGTGCTCGGCCTCGATGACGACCACCGCGCGCATCTTCTCGCTCTCGGGGCGCCCGTGCCGCGCCGCAACAGGCGTCGCCCTCAGCCCGAAACCGTCCCCGACGGCGTTTCAAAGCTGCTGCACTCGCTGACACAGCCGGCATTCATCGAGGGACGCTACTTCGACATCCTCGCCTCGAACCACCTCGCCCAGTCGCTCGATCCGGCCCTGACGGTCGGGCGGAACCAATTGCGCGATTTGTTCCTCGACCCCGGAACTCAGACCGCGCATCCCGACTGGCCGGCACTCACGGAATGCCTGGTCGCGAGCCTCCGACAAGCCGTCGGAACCGACATCGACGACCCGCGATTCATCGAACTGACCGGCGAACTGTCCCTCGGCAGCGATCGCTTCCGGAAGCTCTGGGCACGGCACGACGTGATAACGCTCTACGGGGGAACCGAGGTACGGATCGATCACCCCGAAATCGGCGGCCTGACCGTCAACCGGGAACGGTTGGCAATAGGCGGCACGAACGGACTCACGCTCGTCGTCTACCATCCCGACGCTCGATCTGACAGTGACGAGAAACTGGCTCTGCTCGCTTCCGCAC
Encoded here:
- a CDS encoding glucose 1-dehydrogenase, whose protein sequence is MHKLEGKTAVITGGSSGIGLATAKEFVAEGARVIITGRRQPELDAAQREMGENAIAVRGDTGSMSDLDRLVAVVAADFGRIDIFFANAGVNALAPFGEVAEDAFDRLFAINVKGTFFSAQKMLPLITNGGSIILTGSTAGSRAMDGHAVYAGTKGAIRSFARNWAMDLKHRGIRVNVLTPGPTRTSMPHTLGLTAQQLAELDDAVADMIPLGRWGRPDDLAKAALFLASDDSSFVTGTELVVDGGITA
- a CDS encoding VOC family protein, which gives rise to MTRVLRLHHVAIVVQDLEASTAWYSEHFGFVHQYDYSLPGSRATMLVHGEARIELIQAEGSTPITPQRQDVGTTLRSGGVNHLALGTDDLEATIALLEAAGVEIVIRPADVPNDSGDRFAFIRDNERMLVELLQPAV
- a CDS encoding toxin-antitoxin system YwqK family antitoxin — encoded protein: MTPPESDESIRYTKLHRDGSVWATGQTLRGEPHGYWEWFRLDGTLMRSGDFESGVQVGEWTTYDANGVPYKTTVMKRR
- a CDS encoding helix-turn-helix domain-containing protein — protein: MMVLAELLRDALPALVHIPASGPAPSRSSGLVKRLFEEASGTRLGSGFAIRQNAQLLLLEALRSYLEREQPAVGWLRVLADQSLAPALRLMHAEPGRPWGLVELASTAGMSRTVYSERFRRAADEPPLAYLSPWRMVLAQHALRDPDARIGALAAQLGYGLDSAFSDAFKRIVGESPTHYRQHAGRAAPSRQLRHFVH
- a CDS encoding VOC family protein — protein: MTNPIVHFEIIGQRPDDLRRFYGELFGWVADTDSVVAPEISDAGEYGFIDHPADAGPGGIPGGIGGGAGRAAHTIFYVGVPDVAVALARAESLGGTVVLPISAKPGGGLVVAHFADPEGNVIGLAGPR
- a CDS encoding VOC family protein — translated: MKLQTISIFVDDQHRAVDFYTSRLGFSVTADIPMGEHRWLTVVDPTRPDGTQISLEPKGHPAVRPFTEALAADGIPFCVLGVDDVHNEYDRLVALGETFTQPPTPMGPVIVAVLDDTCGNLLQLAQWVG
- a CDS encoding helix-turn-helix domain-containing protein encodes the protein MTDIYKALADETRRVLLDELLGRDEQTLFELCMKLAMNHDLTPTRQAVSQHLGVLEEAGLVRTERRGRYKFHTVDTTPLSQISERWPSREVQP
- a CDS encoding helix-turn-helix transcriptional regulator, whose protein sequence is MAEKINTLGAYLRARRDAVTAEQAGISDEGVRRVPGLRREEVAMLAGISADYYLRLEQGKDRNPSVQVLESIARVLGLDDDHRAHLLALGAPVPRRNRRRPQPETVPDGVSKLLHSLTQPAFIEGRYFDILASNHLAQSLDPALTVGRNQLRDLFLDPGTQTAHPDWPALTECLVASLRQAVGTDIDDPRFIELTGELSLGSDRFRKLWARHDVITLYGGTEVRIDHPEIGGLTVNRERLAIGGTNGLTLVVYHPDARSDSDEKLALLASARATAVRPDLASAMNTLPTP